The Leptidea sinapis chromosome 3, ilLepSina1.1, whole genome shotgun sequence genome segment GAGAGCGAATATTAATttggaaattatttattttatgtttggtaaccattatcaaataaagacatttgtaaatattatatatattatatatatatttatgttaatacataaatatattaagtgaattcatcattaaaaaagttAGTTATAGATCTTCAATTTGTGATCGTCATTGTCTGACATTGGATGTTCAGTCTCATAAGCCCAGTATTTTCAGAAGAGACAAAAAATGGTTAAATCAGccatgtaaaaatataaagcaGATACTGTACAAAGACTCTGCTGCTGGTGCCTTAGTTACCAAATTcgaatgcaaatatttttattcaaaataatagatatatgttatcacttattgaacgtcaaaatacgaaaatttatgcctcagacctgagaaaatcGGCCGCAGGACACTCAGCCGACTTCTTTTTATCTTATTCTTTTCAGTTCTTTTTATCTTTTCGTTTAGCCTGACGGCGGCCGCTCCATTCTTAATCTGGGGTATCATTAAGACGGACTGTATGTCATCAACCTTTACAACATAaacgtcttcaaacaattcttTGAATTTgctaatacatttgtttttaacattatcTGCTCCACCAAAAGATTTATTAACTCGAGTTACAAATTTATGTTCGTTGTCAACATTGAGATTATCATTTATGTATCGTTTTTTGTTACCTTTTTCGCGGAGACAATAGCAGCGTAGTGCAATGGTGCGGCGATGGCAGCTGCTCGATCGGCGTGGAGTCCACACACCGTCCACAGCTGGAGTGGATGTAAGGCCAGCAGTAGAACACCGCAGGAACAAGCTCCGCCTCCGCTGCATAGTGCTGCACCACTTGCTAGTGCTCCGACCGCTCCCAGGTGGACGAGCAACACTGACGACGCTGTTGCTGGCTGTAAAGATAATAGAAATACTTAGCTTACAgaaaaactaacaaaatatCTCATCGTTATATGTACACCTATGTTACTTATTCCCTGTAAAGATGTAAGGTAAATGCGTTTGAAGATCGTGCACCCAGCTGTGTCTCAAGTGCATGTCCCACCTACCATCAATTGTCATTCACAAGTCATTGATGGGGATATACAAAGTAAGTTACTGTTACAGTTAGAAACTGACTGATTGATCGATCAACGTACAGTTGAAACCGCTGGGTCTAGAACCACTAAATTTTGCACAAATATTCCTTTAATGACGTAGGTATGCACTAAGaaaggatttttgaaaattcaaCACCTTACAGTGTCTGTGATTTGTCAATTTCTCGGGGGGCTTTGTCATGCTTAGCAGGCTGGTTGACGATCGCAGTAGATGATGATGCTTTCTTGGACAGATGCTGCTGCAAATCTTCCGTTCTTTGTATCCTTTAgacgcctcttacgacacccacgggaggagatggtgTGGTGCTCTGGTATGACACCACACGCAAAATTAGTTAAATATCgataattataagtaattcaAGTGAACGCTTTCAGAATATTACTCGAATTTTTATCCATAATTTTATACGCCCTTCTTCTTTGTATATGTGAAAAGACATGCCTATTATCTTCAAGTTATGTGCAGCACTTTGTTGAAGCTTTTGTAGAGTAACCCGAGGAATGCGGGACTTTAATTAGCAAACACAGCGGGGGCGAAATATAAGCGGAATGAGGTCTCATAAAGCGAGCGCAAATTGTGAAATACTTAGCTTTGTAGAACCTTTTACACAACCCtattatttcataacatttCCGACGTCCTTAATGCAGTTTCATACACAGTTTTTCGAAAAAGTTTTCTGGTAACGGTGGATGCCCGTCTTATTATTCACAACTATTATCTTTGACCCTGAAACTATGAccacgaaactgaagtggtatgggcagggcacatagttcgacggacagatgccATTTGatcagtaaagtcctcgaatttcgaccacgttccggaagacgcagtgttggtaggcccccacaagatgaagcgacgatctggtcaagatcgccggaatacgttggatgagggcagcgcaggaccgatcgtcgtggaaatctttggaggaggcctttgtagagcagtggacgtcttccgtcgTCTATCAAAATATGTTctaattttgaacaatattttcaaaggTATAATTGAACATTATGTCAAAGATTCGTTGATCTTtgactaaaataaaatgaataatataactattaatttttatttattatatttagtattaaaGTTTTCCATTAATATCGCAATGTATGACTTAGTGTGTTTTTTCTTGCTCATAAAGTTATTTTTGTAAGATTTTAAGCAACATTTCTAACAGATTAATGTGTATTGTATCTAActattaatagttataatataacacGGTAAAACATGCtgatttaaaatcaaaaatatacaaaatacatttgTTGCGAAGGTAAAAAGAATCATTTAAGAACGTAggaaaataggatttataaagCAAAAATCACTTTTATCTGTCATGAAACATATCgactagcggccgttttcaataacctatctatccttagtttaacttactagaagtagacaaatttatccttttacgcttacttacatttcaataacctattgacagatagcattggatatataactatattggacataactatgaatagataagatcttgtcattaaacggtcaCACCAATGTATCCGTAAGATAAACTAAGGATACCTAGATAGGTTATTGGAAACGGTCGCAGAGCGACCATCATGAAGCCAGCCATTACTGAGgttgttgaagtgaaaacttctttaacggcGTTCAggacttttcttgggatggatataaaatgttaagctcgcgtcaggacacaTGATCTGATCGataattcgtaagacagtcgttgaaattataaagattataatagataaaattttaaatgtaaaataattgtaatacttcTGAAGTgtaaaattttttatgtaatataaattgtcatttttgagtacgatagcgcaatgaagcactattgtatttaaccacataccTAAATTCTGGAACtattatactaaaaaataaagaaactcgtgcgaaattattccggTGTATGCAACACATCAGAAGACAAATCGCCATTACGGCAAGATTACCAATTCAAAATAGGTAataatactatctacagatagagataaattacagccttctactgtcaataatctgaagctgtcccaatatacccgataagtcattcttatcgtgtacggataagaaGATTAGATACCGTcggtaagtttattgggacagaaaagtcaacgatagttacaatttttttctcaagtaagaaatagactgaatattgggaacggccgttagttaaCTTAGTTAAggatattttatctatataaagcGCAAAAACGACCTTgaaaattttatctttaatttttCCTTAAAATGATTGTTATTGTTTATACAGGTGATGCCAGGTTATCGTTACGTGGTACACCTGTATTTTCTGGATAATCATTATATTTGATCAAGACTCTATTACcctaacaaaaaatatatattttttacattatttacattacatatattttgcTTTAGCTCAAAGATAACGGTTCAATTTAAACCGAACTTTTAGCAGTATAATATTCGaccaaaacaataattaagtttatttattattatggcattattaaatattgtgaacAACCAGTAAACTATTCGTAAGTCCATTCCATTTAAATCCGGGAAAGTAACGGAACATCGCTAGACTGCAAGAGAAACCCTGAGAGGAAATGAACCTCTGTGCCAAGCCGTAGGCCATAATGCGCGGAATTGACATTTCAGCTTCGGGCTTTCTAAGTTTGTAAGTCTTTGCAGAAGCTACACTTACATAAACTGGATAGTAGTAACAGACTAGCCAATCtgtctaagaaaaaagcgattgtatgaaacgagcagtcattgatagattgacagatgacggctttagTCTTGTAAacaaacggagatagccgaaatataCTACGTTTTATGCCAATGTTCGCTTTAAAatcagccggattatacttcgtcgccttaaaaaattgtaattactatttcaaatttatatcaaaacactgcacgtttcatactaaactacaTCTAAGTTTTTACTTAAACAGTCGCgccttattacgtagtatttacatcctctttgggaAGTAATAGTTATAGTAAGAGTGGGGTGATCtcgttttaataaatatcaaatacaaaaatcagataaaattattttatcgtcagatttagttttgtttttttttgtgtaaaattaGACGAAAGCTTAGGCAGTTATAAAAAACCAAATAAACATATCAAGCttaagataatgatcacaaaataaaatCTCCCTCTCAAATTGGTCCAATCAGCATACAttaatataacttatttaaatgaatttagcaatttccataaaaataaatatgttaaaattaaatttgatgaagTTCAAAAAATGGATACTTTGAATTTAAGGGTTGATctgcgctgcgctccaactagataccgctggcgtagtcacaaagtgcggcaactaatacaacGCCAAAGTGAGCGTACTCAAACCAGTCTcgagcaatgtgtgacgttgacgcgccacatgttctgttaaactttgctaataattgactTACCAactaaactttgtaaaaataatactaactacaagaaataagaaagatactgggatcacgtatcatcagtaagtattttgtattttattaattataatgtaaaataacacgaagcgtatgttacaaagaaagatgccattgagtgtcaagatgccacgcacacaagcatgtaATAGACgccgtaaaataaaaaaaaggtgttCTTCTTAAGTAGTTCttaggtatctagttggagcgcaacggagaccaatccttaatctaatttttagccataatttacaaaaacatgCTGCAACAGCGCTGTTTGACGTACTTTATCTTCTCAGTCATAATCATTTAAGAAAAATTCTAATCCGAACCAAAGTTGTCAACAATGCCATTTGTCAGTctataaatcaaaaattatcTTCGCGtttgtatttgattttaaaattccgaattaaattatgtgaaaaataattatgcaCATTATCACAATATCAACATTCTTGTGGAAGTGTCGAACCAGTTGAATTTCGACGCTCACAGGATAAAGTAAGTATCGTTTTGAAAAATACTTTCCAATTCCATTGTCTGTTTCATATTTTCCGCAGTTTATCATTCCACCTTTAGATTAGAtagcaaatataaatattaagatagATACAAAGGACAATCCCTTCATTACAGTTGCTATAGTACTTTCTTCAAAACAACCAAAATATGGTATATACCAGTTTTTTCACCAGAGCCTTTGAtgatttataagtctagatagagcctcttgctgctacacaaccgatgaaaacaggccaggtttattacattagtgtacgtgacaaactacgtcttgcACTCGAtatttgtatgtcattttgaGTTATTGTGCGTGCAttgatcaaaatagaggttaactgtaaacctcaattttttcgacgttttcacagctgtcacagtgtatgtagacgtataaatgatctaagataaaaAGGTAGTGCATCCCTAGAATACCGCTGACATCATTGACCTCAAAACACAGTAGATTTCTAATAACTATATATTCGCATTGCACACAATCAACCAACTGAGGTGAGCGGGCCCGGAGTTCCGAATGCTCAATGAGTATTACACCTGGCTCCGGTCAGGTAATGATCGCAACATGTCATTGAATTCGGCAGGTAAAAGTCACAACATAATATCGGAAACAATCGCTTCTGGATCTTGAAAAAAgtttggaaaatccaaaagtgtGTTGTAATGTCATTTTCCACAATAatcaaattttgaaataaatctaatttctaaaaaaatatcatcataTTAAATAATGCAAGATATACAATAGGGCAGAgcgggaccgatcgtcgtggagatctttaggggaggcctttgtccagcagtggacgtcttccgctGATTATGATACAATGAAAAGTGGGTGTGTACTtaacttatgtatgcacgcaagaagttacacttctttggcgtaacaaagtaaaaatacttaaattatttattcctcctgctattctacattcgtagaaagtacaatattgtaaaaatctttgtaaagatggctttgacaattaattgttatattacGAATACTATTTCTGcctagtaatgtgtaagcattactctgtttcgcactgaagggcgccgtagctagcgaaataactgggcaaatgagacttaatagtgccgctaagaatttttgcttctttcaagaatcttgagcacCACTGCATTGTCGTCGTCTGGCTCGTCTCGTttcttactttcataaaaaaaaaactcatactCACCTGTAAGTtcgataaaaaaacaaacaatttctATAAACATGTCTAGAGTAGAGCACTACCTCAATAAGATTTTCAATGTTCTTAATATTCATCGATACGTTAGTGACTGTATTTTAGTATGCGTGCGTTGTTGAAACTATAATTTCACGACGATTCACACGATAAccgttcgccgctatttttttcgacgtgttaaTAGTAATTGTCACAGTCTTTttagattataagtaataatgattatttggaatatttttttatcaaatttgatttgtgtaattaatcccagaagtgggggttatcacaTTGAAACACATCaagttgtttagatttgcaagagcgacatctcaagtcaattttctaatatgcaaatattggggttgagcaggttatcaactgtaaagtagatcctgtaggtgaagtcacaacctgagagttgcacagatcatacaaaatttatcaacgatacgtcactcgaacggttcgtTTAATTGAAAGAGCGCACGCAAggaacgcgaaaggtcgcgggttaaagtcctgctcattacaatgcagtgccgctcaggattcttgaaatacccaaaaattctgagcggtactacaactgcgctcgtcactttgagacataagatgttaagtctcatttgcccagtaatttcactagctacaacgcagaccgaaacacagtaatgcttacatataactgcttcacggcagaattattcgccgttgtggtactcaaaTTAAGGCTCTTTTGgacatatacaaattaaataattgacgGATGTAAGGGTAAACAAAGGGTTAATAGAAGCAGCTGAGTTTAACCACAGTTATTCGTAATGAATTTTGGTCTCAACAGCAACTGTAGAATTCCCTGACCTGACTTAGGGTGCTTCTAGATAAACATACGGCTGGCTGGCAAAGCATTTTGAAAATCACTTGTAGCGAAtatactcttttttttataatttttttaatatatatattgtagaaGGAGTTtgttgaacaaaaatataaaaaaataataataaacagaaAGAATGTAGATAGTCCTCTCATTTCCgaatataaaagtataaatatatattatgaaaattttagtTTCAGTTACTGCTTGCTGTTACTTCTCGACCTCAATGAAGTACAACAATGTGCTGTATCTTTACATGCTGTGGTTGGATGATAGATCTGATACAAAGGTATTTAAAGGGCCTTTAAATCATAGACACATAGATTATATACCATGAAAATCGAAATAAAGAGATTATAGAATTGTTCCAAGTACTAATTCCTCTTGGCACGCTTGGGGCGGGACCTAGCAACACAAGTAAATTAAGAATCCCATAGTAAAAATGTTCGCCATATCTTCAGTCAGACCTGAAGaatgtatttttattcttaGGTAAATAGCATTGAAGATCGGCAGTTAAACTGGAATTAGTACTTAGTCGCTGTCCAAGTCTTCTGTGAGGCGACGTGTTTAGGGCGGCGATGGCATTTCTAATTTACCTTCCTATTTAGATTTCTGTGTTAAGTACTAATGATATTTATACGGTACTAATTGTAGAATTCAATACGATATTAACCTTCAATCTCCCTCAACCGATCACGCCACCTTACGacaataatcaaaaataaaaaaaatctcaaatatCAGAGTTTCAAGGATCCTCGCAACTTGATTCAGCTAATAAAATCCAACGAATGCAGATTATGGACATTTACAATGGCTTGCTGCATAAGCTCCGCGGTTTGCTGTTCTCTCCTCACCGCTTCGCTGTCTGGCATCGCGCTCGGATACAACTACTCCCTGGCTGAATACATTGACTTGAAAGGTAAGTACTTTATTGCATACACTGTTTAGAGTTTACTTCATGGTCCATGCTCTATTCTATGAACACCGATGAAATATCAGCATAGTTCGCCCCACAATTCGAGACATAGACAAAACTAAGGCACCTTCAAGCTTCGACAGTACTCTCACCTCAAAAACCGTCAATAAATTTCTAAAACCGTATTGCAATGTCAGTGTACTGCTTGCCCGTTGGCCCCTTCTAATATGACGACCCATATGACCCAGTAGTTAGTAACCCTAGCTTAGTTAGCAAGCGGTCCCGAGTCCCAGGATTGCATTGCCTCTGAGATTCCTCTCATGCTGCACGAGAATGTgggtagcggtgatcacttaagataATTCGAACTTTTGTTTAGCCTcctttgccataaaaaaatggaattataaaaataataaagtcaaAAGccttttataatgtaaatttaatataatactgttataaatgtgaaatgaaaatgtttcatTCAGCATTGAAGCTTTTAACCATCTCAAATTGTCTGGAAACGTAAGCACGATCGGCAATGGATCTAATATCAAACAGTATTTGAACATCATAAATATTCACATCAGGCGGTAGGCTTGCATGTCGCATGAATAACTTGAGTAATAAAGCCTGTGTTTATACCACGGCCAGTTTTGTACGTGCTTCaaagacaaatttaatttcatagCTGGGTTATGTTTGTATCATTTGGGTGTTTATTGGCTACTATGAAATATCAGATTTGGAAATTAAATGTTATTCGGAAACATTCTAGGTGCTAGGATTATTTCTTTCATAATGTTATCAATATCCGGACGATCAAGCCTTGCTCTGATTttaaagaatgtacaaaacttgaacaaaaaaaaactagtaggatatctggattcgaaccgaggtcttctgctttccggatcacccaatgtatCCCATCTTAGctgttatagtcttgtatatagtggcgaaatttacctttgtattataatgttattgtagttcattaaaacacggataaacctacaatttttaaattgaaacctagctagatctaTTTATCGCCTCAGGAATCCCTgtatattgaattttatgaaaatcgttggagccgtttccgagattcatattatatatatttaaaaattgctcgtataaagatataagattctCATTTAATCACTTTTTCTTTATAtagtaattgtttatttttttgttataaaaaaaaacctcagGGCGAAAGTCATACTTGCACTTGTCTgctattattgtaaataaaatgcaAAAGCAATTCTATTATTCACATTTATTCATGCTACATAATACTCAAAATAAAATCTAGTTTCAGCTGCAATACGAATTCTATTTCAGAAACAAACGTATCGATCTACCTGAAGAGGGGTATTTTCGACGACGAAATAGCCGACGACATCGATTGGCGAAGGAGTGGACATAAACCCGTTGCAGGACATATTAAAGAAGATAACCGTAAGTTATAtcgtgttttaaatataaaatctgCTTATGATAGACAGAAAAAACTAGCTGTcatatcatttgtatatttaacaCATGTTGTTTCTTAGACTTATGGTACTGATTCTGGTAGAAAGAAAAAGGTAGGAAGAAGTAAGTTAAGAGTCACATAAAGAAGACAGTGAAAATATAGAGAGCGTTGTAAAAGCCATAGTCACATTTATTATGAGAGGATCTTCGAGTAGACTTGGTTATCTAGAGGGTAAGAATAAAAGTAATTTGACTGCATAAAACTGTAGCACGAAActggatggtaattgataatagGTCAGCCTAGGCGTACATTCCACGATAACATTAAGAACAACATTATACACGATAAAAATACTTAGTCTTACAAAGACTAAGACATAAGGGTTGAAAAATTAATATGCTGCACCATTAAAACGGCGAAATGAGACCAATAACGTCAAAACCCTAAAGTGAAGAAGAGAAACATCTATATTTCTCTTTAGTTTATCTTTGAActtttttacaagaaaaatattagcagcaaaattaaaattctaaatTGGTATCCtatctattttaaatttggaactaTCATTCAATGCTAATTTGCATTACCTACGTAGATTAGTAAGGTTTTCCTATACATTGTAATATGTTAAATAtagtatgtaattattatagttatgaCCGAGCCAGAAGACCAGCCTCTCAAACCTGCGCGAAGACTTGATGATTCCATACTTGAGTCCAATGATAAGAACAACTTCGAGGGTGCTCTACTGAAATTAACTGCTAAACCACCAGATTTTACTACAAAGTCTCCTACAACGCCTCCAATTGATTTATCGCAGGTAAAGTGCAATTGATTTATCACAGGTAAAGGAATCCAACTCAGGATTCCATATTTATTGTGCAATAGGGACCTAATTGCGAATTAATCTTAAATATTCCACTATGGCATTAGACGAAGTATTTTAGAGAAAccatgaaatatttcatttttattttaaattagataTACAAATTTTTGTGGTAGGTTTCGTTCTTATCTCGAAGctcaaatttgatttttttatttaaaccaaAGAAATAGCCTAAAACTTAAGGTTGATGATTGCAACTGGCAGTTCAATTAGGCGGAAGTCTCGGCCAAattgcataatttttttattaaagttttgatCTAAAAATTTAGCTTTATGAGTTATGTACctaactaaatttatttattattagtttctTGATTGACAtcttactttatatatattattcctaTCTCGCGTTTCACTTCTTTTGGATAGGATTTGATGTGCGTTAAAAATTGAATGATCTTTTTTAAATGCTTCTTGTAACAACTCTTCTTTATTTCTATTTTGACTATCGCCACTTATTCCAAGATGCTGGATAAGAAGTTAATTAAAAGATAAATTGTCcaaatgaaaacaataatagataaaGAAGACAGTAAATTAATCTATGTGTCATATATTCTAcgagatatatataaataaataagttaaataatataaaagcttaTGGTGTTTAACGTTCGAGTGGTTGACTTGTCTGCCGTTACTGAAGGTTTGGTTCCTGTTGTTTTGCAAGAATGGgtctttattgttaatttttctcgtactcatgaaatacagcatgAAAATTTCAAGTGGGCGTGGATGGGCAAATCCGAAACTATTAAGAATAGTGAAAAGTACCTAAAGGAGTCCAAGGtctgattttgataaaaataaaaactatactcgTGACTCGACTTAAGGGGCtatgtttaattatataaaagacgGGGTTCACCTAATTGCTTACGCAATGCTCaatgaacataaaatattaacttggacggttagctcaattggtAAGAGCTCTCGGATGGAGCCGGACAGGCGTGGGTTCGATTCCACAAATTttgatactaaattaaatttatatataacatatttaagtTCGCCTCCACTGATTGGTTTGCACTTAAAAAAAGGTTTAATTTCAGATATTAGACCAGTATTCTCGACCAATGGATCAGTTAAAAGCTGTTCAAGTCATGATCAATAAGCAGAAAGATGTTGAAGCCGAGCAACGTAGACAGCAAAAGCAACATGTGAGTTGAAAACCTTGATTTCTAATATATACTCTTTTGCAAAAAAAGGGCGCGTAGGTCAATAACCTGTTTCACtggcatcttcagattatttcataattgtAAGTAGCTTGTATcatattactttaaataaataagcaaaatagtatattacgcacctagggagaaaagtaggtcattctcagcCGCGTAAtattgacaatcgcgggtggcaatgtcctacttatctcacgtggtgcgtaaaCGATTTTTTTGGTACGTGGGACAAAAATGGCCGATTCTCTCTCGGCAAtacgacttttgtccctcgtaccagggacttaaagcgagcttttcatccaAGTGggaaaataagtaaatttttaaCCATTTAAGAGATGGCTAAAAATGGTATCAagacaaaaattaaacataaaatcaaATAGGTTTCCGCGCAAATAATAAAAgctttgaaaatgagaacactaAATTATATATGTCTCAATAATTATATTGCTACGTAAACTAAATTTACACGGGCGAAATCACGGGCTCATTCATATAAACAAAgatatcataaataatataatctccGCGCATTGATGTGGGGACAAGCTGCCATTTTAGTGACGTAATGCAGACGTATATATGAAAAGGTTCTATCCGTGTTCCAACCCGCCGGGGTTCtagtgtttaataaatatttaattagacGGAATGTCGAAGTTTCTTTACTTTATTAAACGTATTAAGTTAAGCCTTACTAattaattaagatttttataaatataactagctgacccagcatacgttgtattgccgatattaaaatcgcgatacaaaagtaactgttgatcgtaaatgggtgaaaatttgaagttgtatgtatttttaatgctgactcataatcaaacaaattaaaaaaaaatgtcaaaaaaataaaaaataaaacttcgtGTAGAccacatttagggggatgaaaaatagatgttgtccgattctcagacctacccaatatgcactcaaaatttcatgagaatcggtcaagccgtttcggaggagttcaaagtttaacaccatgacacgagaattttatatgttagataTTATTTACTGAAGAAATATTAATCCCAAGTCCCCTCTGCATCCCTCCTGGTGGAGGTACACTGCTCAAATGCAATAGCGTGAActatatacaataaattattgatatgatatattttttcataacagcCAACAGATAGCAAGGAGGATAGATTCGAGAAGCTGCCGATAGAATCAGAAATAGGCCGACGAATGATGAATCAGATGCCATTTGATATCCCAACGAACCAGGAATCTTCCACCAGCAACTCTCTTAGACTAGCGGTTCCCGACATCGGTATTGTCGCTGACAAGTCCCAATGGCGGAGACCACCGCCCCCTGACCAGTACAGCAGGCTATATTACAACTACAGTCCGAAAGATTCCTTCACTCTTCCTTCACCAATAACTTCAAAACCAGGCCCGGCTAGACCAACAAGACCAAGGCCCCATTCGAAACTACCCTTCGGACCAACATTGACCAGC includes the following:
- the LOC126979432 gene encoding uncharacterized protein LOC126979432, with the translated sequence MCCIFTCCGWMIDLIQRLWTFTMACCISSAVCCSLLTASLSGIALGYNYSLAEYIDLKETNVSIYLKRGIFDDEIADDIDWRRSGHKPVAGHIKEDNLMTEPEDQPLKPARRLDDSILESNDKNNFEGALLKLTAKPPDFTTKSPTTPPIDLSQILDQYSRPMDQLKAVQVMINKQKDVEAEQRRQQKQHPTDSKEDRFEKLPIESEIGRRMMNQMPFDIPTNQESSTSNSLRLAVPDIGIVADKSQWRRPPPPDQYSRLYYNYSPKDSFTLPSPITSKPGPARPTRPRPHSKLPFGPTLTSLKPAEPKKMGSLPPKDLNVPDDNVDSFKEKLFLDKFDSLGFDDDFRKRIKAQKGEDDYEEDIKGIPLRKKRDSGFQDTKQINEVQNEKLDKTTILSKLMLNLSKTLPLSIETDTTNNIAPLKTFTETNTAFKSQIFTGKILKTLMYSNI